The proteins below are encoded in one region of Cytobacillus sp. IB215665:
- a CDS encoding GapA-binding peptide SR1P, which yields MGTIVCQSCNSTIDHYEDEKVTILYGKSTECCCEDHKEN from the coding sequence ATGGGAACAATCGTATGTCAGTCGTGTAACAGTACAATTGACCATTATGAGGATGAAAAAGTTACGATACTGTATGGGAAAAGTACTGAGTGTTGTTGCGAAGATCACAAAGAGAACTAA
- a CDS encoding DUF3055 domain-containing protein gives MNLFEKLYDEQETVKVRFVGFTTTETRYDFGIIYTSMFFGKPLVVCMQTGRSTLLDPKDVEDHDHLHHVFRLDSKDEAADLAEFFKVNLPVSPFQSQYE, from the coding sequence ATGAACCTATTTGAAAAATTATACGATGAGCAAGAGACGGTTAAGGTACGTTTTGTCGGTTTTACAACAACAGAAACGAGATATGATTTTGGCATCATTTACACAAGTATGTTTTTTGGAAAACCGTTAGTCGTATGTATGCAAACTGGGCGTTCAACCCTTCTAGACCCTAAAGATGTTGAGGATCATGACCATTTACACCATGTTTTCCGCCTAGACTCTAAAGATGAAGCAGCAGACCTCGCTGAATTCTTCAAAGTAAACTTACCTGTATCTCCATTCCAATCCCAATATGAATAG
- a CDS encoding FUSC family protein encodes MKRFVNKFKIFGGRVFKTGLAVFITAYICELLNLPAIFAVITAIVTIEPTAAESIKKGVVRFPASAIGAAFSLTFTAFIGEDPLSYALAATSTILLCHRLKLDDGILVATLTAVAMIPVTGDNFILAFFTRLLTTSIGLFVSTLVNLIILPPKFSPIIHKSIDKLFVDTAQTIEVIGHDILGLTNTKKTQTVQQFQAITKSYEKTLQLCHYQRAEWKFHRHTTKEMRDFQIEHKKLTLLQQILFHIGNLQHLSNYSIITNIDKEKLHQAFISINTILKDPKHRISEEHYNLIKDLDENFRKCKEQIGETHTKYYHHFPKETVLLFELLSIHDVLEEVEHLTRNQSKRDKEYTSINTNKSPE; translated from the coding sequence ATGAAAAGATTTGTAAATAAATTCAAAATATTCGGGGGACGAGTCTTTAAGACGGGACTCGCGGTTTTTATTACAGCTTATATATGCGAGTTACTTAACCTTCCGGCTATTTTTGCCGTTATTACAGCTATTGTAACAATTGAGCCAACAGCTGCAGAATCTATTAAGAAAGGTGTCGTTCGCTTCCCGGCTTCAGCTATTGGAGCGGCATTTTCATTAACCTTTACAGCTTTTATTGGTGAAGACCCTCTTTCCTATGCCCTTGCAGCAACAAGTACGATATTATTATGCCATCGATTAAAACTGGATGATGGCATTTTAGTGGCAACCTTAACAGCTGTTGCAATGATTCCAGTGACAGGTGATAATTTTATACTTGCGTTTTTTACAAGACTACTAACAACATCCATTGGCTTGTTCGTATCTACGTTAGTAAACTTGATCATATTACCACCAAAATTCTCTCCAATTATACATAAATCAATTGATAAGCTGTTTGTAGACACAGCTCAAACGATTGAAGTAATTGGTCATGATATTTTAGGTCTTACAAACACCAAAAAGACACAAACTGTTCAACAATTTCAAGCTATAACCAAAAGCTATGAAAAAACTTTACAACTATGTCACTATCAGCGTGCTGAGTGGAAATTCCATAGGCATACTACGAAAGAAATGAGAGATTTTCAAATTGAACATAAAAAATTAACATTGCTACAACAAATACTATTTCACATTGGAAATTTACAACATCTGTCAAATTATAGTATTATAACTAATATAGATAAAGAAAAACTTCACCAAGCATTTATATCAATAAATACTATATTGAAAGATCCGAAGCACCGTATTTCTGAAGAACATTACAACTTAATTAAAGATCTTGATGAAAATTTCAGAAAATGTAAAGAACAAATTGGAGAAACACACACCAAATACTATCATCATTTTCCAAAAGAAACAGTCTTGCTATTTGAACTATTGTCTATACATGATGTG
- a CDS encoding DUF1885 family protein has product MANNAYIKLVPKSKKHDITLDDVEDLFKYYKEITNKTGKQLDWKYDDSAFPYRITKINDGNNDLFHLQSEHKQYKSIIVGIGNESIEDMDSKEIRQQQYIQVSLLKQSTHGDKGKANEFCKFLAKKVSGELHLFNGRTIYYY; this is encoded by the coding sequence ATGGCAAACAACGCATACATAAAACTAGTGCCAAAATCTAAGAAACATGATATTACATTAGATGATGTAGAAGACCTGTTTAAATATTATAAAGAGATCACTAACAAAACAGGAAAGCAGCTTGACTGGAAATATGATGATTCAGCCTTTCCTTACAGGATAACAAAGATTAATGATGGCAACAATGATTTATTCCACTTACAGTCTGAACATAAACAATATAAATCAATCATTGTTGGTATAGGTAACGAAAGCATTGAAGACATGGATTCTAAAGAGATACGCCAACAACAATATATACAAGTAAGTTTGTTAAAGCAATCCACACACGGAGACAAGGGGAAAGCTAATGAATTTTGTAAATTTTTAGCTAAAAAAGTTTCTGGAGAATTGCACCTATTTAATGGCAGAACGATCTATTATTATTAA
- a CDS encoding polysaccharide deacetylase family protein yields the protein MKTITIAILSIFAAYITGCSQGDVTKETVAIDNEKVNSEEITEVDDSNSTNINTTTKSSVEEEFNNTEELEITELEPQYIINPNHWGVEPIGDANENVLLLTIDDAPDKYSLQMAHTLQSLNVKAIFFVNGHFIDSEEEQEVLKQIYELGFPIGNHTWSHNNLSELSEVEQYDEIVKLNDEIEKIIGMRPHFFRAPYGVNTEYSKQLVAEENMVLMNWSYGYDFDKKYMTEESILDIMVNTPLLRNGANLLMHDREWTNDALQEIVIQLQKNGYDMVDPALIKINPNVN from the coding sequence ATGAAAACCATCACAATTGCAATTTTATCAATTTTTGCTGCTTACATAACTGGCTGTAGCCAAGGTGATGTTACTAAGGAAACTGTCGCAATTGACAATGAAAAAGTAAACAGTGAGGAGATAACGGAAGTAGACGATAGTAATTCAACAAACATAAACACAACAACGAAATCTAGTGTGGAAGAGGAATTTAATAACACTGAGGAATTGGAAATAACAGAGTTAGAACCCCAATATATAATAAATCCGAATCATTGGGGAGTTGAACCAATAGGTGATGCTAATGAAAATGTATTATTATTAACAATTGATGATGCTCCAGACAAATACAGCTTGCAGATGGCTCATACTTTACAGTCCTTGAATGTAAAAGCGATCTTTTTTGTGAATGGCCATTTTATTGATAGTGAAGAAGAGCAAGAGGTATTGAAGCAAATATATGAACTTGGCTTTCCCATAGGCAATCATACATGGTCTCATAATAATTTAAGTGAATTATCTGAAGTTGAGCAATATGATGAAATTGTAAAATTAAATGATGAAATAGAAAAAATAATTGGAATGAGGCCACATTTTTTTCGAGCTCCATACGGGGTGAATACTGAATACTCGAAACAACTAGTTGCTGAAGAAAATATGGTGTTAATGAATTGGTCATATGGATACGACTTTGACAAAAAATATATGACTGAAGAGTCAATTTTAGATATTATGGTAAATACGCCACTTCTACGTAACGGTGCGAATTTATTGATGCATGATCGAGAATGGACAAACGATGCGTTACAGGAAATTGTTATTCAGTTACAAAAGAACGGTTATGACATGGTTGATCCAGCGTTAATAAAAATCAATCCAAATGTAAATTAA